A section of the Streptomyces sp. NBC_01363 genome encodes:
- a CDS encoding substrate-binding domain-containing protein: MPETSRRRLLLGTAAVSAGALLTACTSNDPKTEDTAKSTGPAADDKPGKPVTIGFAGPQADHGWLNAINENAKSRAAKYSEVTLETTEGSNDTAAQIGQVKTLINKKVDVLVILPADGKALTQVGLEAMRAGIPVVNLDRIFASPQAYRCWVGGDNYGMGLNAGTYIGEQLKGKAGAKVVELAGIDNLELTKQRSQGFADALKNYSNVELVARQAADFTVESGQAKMAQLLQAQKRIDAVWNHDDDQGVGALRAIQQAGRDEFLMVGGAGAKSAMDAIKADNSVLKATVLYPPTMAASAIDLARALAQGKGVGGLAELEIPTGLTLYSAVVTKENVDQYLPTGFS; the protein is encoded by the coding sequence ATGCCAGAAACCAGCCGCAGACGACTGCTCCTCGGCACCGCAGCCGTCTCCGCGGGTGCCCTGCTCACCGCCTGCACCAGCAACGACCCCAAGACCGAGGACACTGCCAAGAGCACCGGACCCGCCGCCGACGACAAGCCCGGCAAGCCCGTCACCATCGGCTTCGCGGGTCCGCAGGCCGACCACGGCTGGCTCAACGCCATCAATGAGAACGCCAAGTCACGGGCGGCCAAGTACTCCGAGGTGACACTGGAGACCACCGAGGGCTCCAATGACACCGCCGCCCAGATCGGCCAGGTAAAGACCCTCATCAACAAGAAGGTCGATGTCCTCGTCATCCTCCCGGCCGACGGCAAGGCGCTCACCCAGGTCGGTCTGGAAGCCATGCGGGCGGGCATCCCCGTCGTGAACCTGGACCGGATCTTCGCCTCCCCGCAGGCCTACCGCTGCTGGGTCGGCGGCGACAATTACGGCATGGGCCTCAACGCCGGTACGTACATCGGCGAGCAGCTCAAGGGCAAGGCGGGCGCCAAGGTCGTCGAGCTGGCGGGCATCGACAATCTGGAGCTCACCAAGCAGCGCAGCCAGGGCTTCGCCGACGCGCTGAAGAACTACTCCAACGTCGAGCTGGTGGCCCGTCAGGCCGCCGACTTCACCGTCGAGTCGGGCCAGGCGAAGATGGCCCAGCTCCTCCAGGCGCAGAAGAGGATCGACGCCGTGTGGAACCACGACGACGACCAGGGCGTGGGCGCGCTGCGTGCCATCCAGCAGGCCGGCCGTGACGAGTTCCTGATGGTCGGCGGGGCCGGGGCCAAGTCCGCGATGGACGCCATCAAGGCCGACAACAGCGTCCTGAAGGCCACCGTTCTCTACCCGCCGACGATGGCCGCGTCCGCCATCGACCTGGCCCGCGCACTGGCCCAGGGCAAGGGGGTCGGCGGCCTGGCCGAGCTGGAGATTCCGACCGGTCTCACCCTCTACTCGGCCGTGGTCACCAAGGAGAACGTCGACCAGTACCTGCCGACGGGCTTCAGCTGA
- a CDS encoding ABC transporter permease, with protein MTQPVSSAQQGGPDKGAAPAPVSEPRKKDGPARTSGPRLDVRNLSLLGVLAVLVAVGGFTEPDAFLDTGNLQLILTQASVIGVVTVGMTFVITSGGIDLSVGAMVALASVWATTVATQEYGFAGILFTAVIVGLAAGLVNGLLIAYGRMVPFIATLAMLASARGLALQITDGKTQIVTVKSVLDLGLPDSYVFGIPPLVMMFAAVTVIGWLVLNRTTFGRRTLAVGGNAEAARLAGIDVRRQRLCLYLLSGLCCGIAAFMLIILSGSGQNTNGNLYELDAIAAAIIGGTLLSGGRGTIVGSVLGVLVFTTITNIFALNNLQSDVQQIAKGAIIVAAVLVQRRTSAHGET; from the coding sequence ATGACGCAGCCCGTCTCCTCGGCGCAGCAGGGCGGGCCGGACAAGGGGGCCGCCCCCGCCCCGGTCTCCGAGCCCCGGAAGAAGGACGGACCCGCGCGCACCTCCGGCCCGCGCCTGGACGTCCGCAACCTCTCGCTCCTCGGCGTCCTCGCCGTACTGGTCGCCGTCGGCGGATTCACCGAGCCCGACGCCTTCCTGGACACCGGGAACCTTCAGCTGATCCTGACCCAGGCGTCTGTCATCGGTGTCGTCACCGTCGGGATGACCTTCGTCATCACCAGCGGCGGAATCGATCTCTCGGTCGGTGCGATGGTCGCGCTCGCCTCGGTCTGGGCGACCACGGTCGCCACCCAGGAGTACGGCTTCGCGGGGATCCTGTTCACCGCGGTGATCGTCGGACTCGCCGCCGGGCTGGTGAACGGGCTGCTCATCGCGTACGGGCGGATGGTGCCGTTCATCGCGACGCTGGCCATGCTCGCCTCGGCCCGCGGGCTCGCCCTCCAGATCACCGACGGCAAGACCCAGATCGTCACCGTCAAGTCGGTCCTCGACCTGGGCCTGCCCGACTCCTACGTCTTCGGCATCCCGCCCCTGGTCATGATGTTCGCGGCGGTCACCGTCATCGGCTGGCTGGTGCTGAACCGTACGACCTTCGGACGGCGCACGCTCGCGGTCGGCGGCAACGCGGAGGCGGCCAGGCTGGCCGGCATCGACGTACGGCGCCAGCGGCTCTGCCTCTATCTGCTCTCCGGGCTGTGCTGCGGCATCGCCGCCTTCATGCTGATCATCCTGTCCGGTTCGGGACAGAACACCAACGGCAATCTGTACGAGCTCGACGCCATCGCGGCCGCGATCATCGGCGGCACCCTGCTCAGCGGCGGGCGCGGCACCATCGTCGGCTCCGTACTCGGTGTCCTGGTCTTCACCACCATCACCAACATCTTCGCGCTCAACAATCTGCAGAGCGACGTCCAGCAGATCGCCAAGGGCGCGATCATCGTCGCCGCCGTCCTGGTCCAGCGCCGCACCTCGGCGCACGGGGAGACCTGA
- a CDS encoding Gfo/Idh/MocA family protein has protein sequence MARREETDQEAAAPPTHRPATSVPVLGVGMVGYAFMGAAHSQGWRTAGHVFDLPMRPALAAICGRDRAAVDAAAARHGWAAAETDWRALIARDDVQLVDICTPGDSHAEIAIAALEAGKHVLCEKPLANTVAEAEAMTEAAEHAAARGQVAMVGFNYRRVPAIAYARQLIAEGRIGILRHVRAAYLQDWLVDPESPLTWRLERERAGSGALGDLGAHIVDLAQYLAGEPLVGVSAVSETFVRERPRLTGPAAGLSGAADTGTRGAVTVDDAALFTGRLASGALASFEATRMAAGRKNALRLEINGERGSLAFDLERLNELSFHDHTEPAATAGFRRVLVTEPQHPYLEAWWPPGHALGYEHTFVHQARDLVRTIAEGAAPAPSFADGLQVQRVLAAVEESAEKNSVHTPVVL, from the coding sequence ATGGCCCGTAGGGAAGAGACGGATCAGGAGGCCGCAGCGCCGCCGACGCACCGGCCGGCGACGAGTGTGCCGGTGCTCGGGGTCGGCATGGTCGGATACGCGTTCATGGGCGCCGCCCACTCACAGGGCTGGCGCACCGCGGGACACGTCTTCGACCTGCCGATGAGACCGGCTCTCGCCGCGATCTGCGGACGCGACCGGGCGGCGGTCGACGCGGCGGCCGCCCGCCACGGCTGGGCGGCGGCCGAGACCGACTGGCGCGCCCTCATCGCCCGGGACGATGTGCAACTCGTCGACATCTGCACCCCCGGCGACAGCCACGCCGAGATCGCCATCGCCGCCCTGGAGGCGGGAAAGCACGTGCTGTGCGAGAAGCCGCTCGCCAACACGGTCGCCGAGGCGGAGGCGATGACCGAGGCCGCCGAGCACGCCGCGGCCCGCGGCCAGGTCGCGATGGTGGGCTTCAACTACCGCAGGGTGCCCGCGATCGCCTACGCCCGACAGCTGATCGCCGAGGGGCGGATCGGCATCCTGCGGCATGTCCGCGCCGCCTACCTCCAGGACTGGCTCGTCGACCCCGAATCGCCGCTCACCTGGCGGCTGGAGCGGGAACGCGCCGGTTCGGGCGCGCTCGGCGACCTGGGCGCGCACATCGTCGACCTGGCCCAGTATCTGGCGGGGGAGCCACTGGTCGGGGTGTCGGCGGTCAGCGAGACGTTCGTACGCGAACGGCCGCGGCTCACGGGCCCGGCGGCCGGGCTCTCCGGGGCGGCGGACACGGGCACGCGAGGAGCGGTGACCGTCGACGACGCGGCCCTGTTCACCGGCCGGCTCGCCTCCGGGGCGCTGGCCTCCTTCGAGGCGACCCGGATGGCGGCCGGGCGGAAGAACGCACTGCGGCTGGAGATCAACGGGGAGCGCGGCTCGCTCGCCTTCGATCTGGAACGACTCAACGAACTGTCCTTCCACGACCACACCGAACCCGCCGCCACGGCGGGATTCCGGCGTGTCCTCGTCACCGAACCCCAACACCCCTACCTGGAGGCGTGGTGGCCGCCGGGCCACGCCCTCGGCTACGAGCACACCTTCGTCCACCAGGCCCGCGACCTGGTGCGGACGATCGCCGAAGGGGCCGCCCCCGCACCGTCGTTCGCCGACGGGCTGCAGGTGCAGCGGGTGCTCGCAGCGGTGGAGGAGAGTGCCGAGAAGAACTCCGTACACACCCCCGTGGTTCTCTAG